From the genome of Mycobacterium kansasii ATCC 12478:
ATTTGCTGATCGGCGCCGCGCTACTCGAGCGCGCCGCCACCGGGGTGCCGCGCGCGCAACGCTGGCCACTGATGGAGGCAGCCGCGGCGTTGCGGAATCCCGGTGACCCGGTGACCCGCTCCGCACTGGCCCTGTCCCCGGAAATCGAGGACCTGCTCAAGACTTATCCGCTACGGGATCTGGTTACCCGCGGCGAACAGTTCGGCATCTGGGTCGACCGCCCGGTGGCCCGCTTCGGGGCGTGGTACGAGATGTTCCCGCGTTCCACCGGAGGTTGGGACGACGACGGCAAACCGGTACACGGCACGTTTGCCACCGCGGCGGCCGAACTGCCGCGCATCGCGCGGATGGGATTCGACGTGGTGTACCTGCCGCCGATTCATCCGATCGGCAAGGTGCACCGTAAGGGCCGCAACAACAACCCCACCGCCGCGCCCGGTGACGTGGGATCTCCGTGGGCGATCGGCAGCGACGAGGGCGGCCACGACGCCATCCACCCGGGCCTGGGCACCATCGACGATTTCGACGACTTCGTTGCCGCGGCGCGCGACCTGGGCATGGAGGTGGCCCTGGACCTCGCCCTGCAATGCGCGCCGGACCATCCGTGGGCACGTGAACACCGCAACTGGTTCACCCAGCTGCCGGACGGCACCATCGCCTACGCGGAGAACCCGCCGAAGAAGTATCAGGACATCTATCCACTCAACTTCGACAACGATCCCGCGGGACTCTACGACGAAGTGCTGCGCGTGGTACGACATTGGATCGACCACGGCGTCAAGTTCTTTCGAGTCGACAACCCGCACACCAAGCCACCCGACTTCTGGTCTTGGCTGATCGGTCAGGTAAAGACCATCCACCCCGACGTGTTGTTCTTGTCCGAGGCATTCACTCCGCCGGCCCGCCAGTACGGGCTGGCCAAACTGGGCTTCACGCAGTCCTACAGTTACTTCACCTGGCGCACGTCCAAGTGGGAGCTCACCGAATTCGGTAATGAGATCGCCGAATTCGCCGATTTTCGCCGACCCAACCTCTTCGTCAACACCCCTGACATCCTGCACGCCGTCCTGCAACACAACGGCCCCGGCATGTTTGCCATCCGCGCGGTCCTGGCGGCCACCATGGGTCCGGCCTGGGGCGTGTACTCCGGTTACGAGCTGTTCGAGCACCGGGCGGTGCGGGAAGGCAGCGAGGAATACCTGGACTCGGAAAAATACGAGCTGCGTCCCCGTGACTTCGCAGGCGCGCTTGCCGAAGGCAGGTCACTGGAGCCGTTCATCACGCAGCTCAACGCAATTCGGCGACTGCATCCCGCGCTGCAGCAGCTACGCACCATTCGTTTCCACCATGTCGACAACGAGGCGATGCTGGCCTACAGCAAGTTCGACCCGGCGACCGGAGACTGTGTCCTGGTGGTGGTCACGCTCAACGCCCTCGGGCCCGAGGAAGCAACCCTGTGGCTGGACATGGCCGCGCTGGGTATGGAGCCCTATGAGCGGTTTTGGGTCCGCGACGAGATAACCGGCCAGGAATTCAATTGGGGGCAAGCAAATTATGTTCGCATCGACCCGGCGCAAGCAGTCGCCCACGTCATCAACATGCCACTCATTCCGGAGGAATCCCGAGTCACACTGCTGCGCAGGAGGTGAGCGACGTGAGCCGATCCAATAGCCGAACCGATCAACTGCCCGGAACACACTTGGCGCCCGACCCCGCCGAGCTGGCGCGCCTGGTGGCCGGCGCCCACCACAACCCGCACAGCATCCTGGGCGCCCACGAATACGGCGACCACACGGTCATCCGGGCATTTCGTCCGCACGCGGCCAGCGTCGTCGCGCTCGTCGGTGACGACCAATTGCCGATGCAGCACATCGACGCCGGGCTGTTCGCGGTGGCGCTGCCCTTCGTCAACTTGATCGACTACCGGTTGCAGGTCAGCTACGAGGGCGCAGACCCCTATACGGTCGCCGACGCTTACCGCTTTCTGCCCACCCTGGGTGAGGTCGACCTCCATCTGTTCGCCGAGGGCCGCCACGAGCGACTCTGGGAAGTCCTTGGCGCTCATCCCCGCTCGTTCACCACGGCCGACGGTGACGTGGAGGGTGTGTCGTTTGCGGTGTGGGCACCCAATGCCAAGGGCGTCAGCCTGATCGGTGATTTCAACGGCTGGACCGGAAACGACGCGCCCATGCGCGTGCTGGGTTCCTCGGGAGTGTGGGAGTTGTTCTGGCCAGGTTTCCCGGCCGACGGCCTCTACAAGTTCCGGGTGCACGGCGCCGACGGCGTCGTGACCGATCGGGCCGACCCGTTCGCTTTCGGCGCCGAGGTGCCGCCCCAGACGGCATCGCGCGTGACGGTGAGTAACTACACCTGGGGCGACGCCGACTGGATGACTGGGCGTGCCCAGCGCAATCCGGTGTTCGAGCCGATGAGCACCTACGAAGTCCACCTGGGTTCCTGGCGTCCCGGGCTGAGCTACCGCCAGCTCGCCCGTGAACTGACCGATTACGTGGTGGAACATGGGTTCACCCATGTGGAGCTACTGCCCGTGGCCGAGCACCCCTTCGCCGGATCCTGGGGATACCAGGTCACGTCGTACTACGCGCCGACTTCACGTTTCGGCACCCCCGACGATTTCCGGGCGCTGGTCGACGCCCTTCACCAAGCCGGCATCGGGGTCATCGTGGACTGGGTGCCGGCCCACTTCCCAAAGGACGCCTGGGCGCTCGGACGCTTCGACGGCACTGCCCTCTATGAGCATTCCGACCCCAAACGTGGCGAGCAACTAGACTGGGGCACTTACGTTTTCGACTTCGGCCGTCCGGAGGTACGAAACTTTCTGGTAGCCAACGCGTTGTACTGGCTGCAGGAGTTTCACGTCGACGGCCTGCGGGTGGACGCGGTGGCATCGATGCTCTACCTGGATTACTCGCGTCCCGAGGGCGGCTGGACCCCCAACATCTACGGCGGGCGGGAGAACCTGGAGGCGGTGCAGTTCCTGCAGGAGATGAACGCCACCGCGCACCGGGTAGCGCCGGGCATTGTCACCATCGCCGAGGAGTCGACGTCGTGGCCGGGGGTGACGAGACCGACGAGCCTTGGCGGCCTTGGCTTTTCGATGAAATGGAACATGGGCTGGATGCACGACACGCTCGACTACATTCGTCGCGACCCGGTCTATCGCAGCTTTCATCACCATGAGATGACGTTCTCGATGCTGTATGCGTTCAGCGAGAACTACGTGCTGCCACTCAGCCATGACGAGGTGGTGCACGGCAAGGGGACGCTGTGGGGCCGGATGCCGGGTAACAACCACATGAAGGCCGCCGGGCTTCGCAGTCTGCTCGCCTACCAGTGGGCGCACCCGGGCAAACAACTGCTGTTCATGGGCCAGGAATTCGGCCAGCGTGCCGAATGGTCCGAGCAAAACGGTCTGGACTGGTTCCAGCTCGACGAACAAGGCTTCTCGAACGGAATCCTGCGTCTGGTGCGCGACATCAACGACATCTACCGCAACCACCCGGCACTGTGGAGCCAGGACACCGTTCCGGCGGGCTATTCCTGGATCGACGCCAACGATTCGGCCAACAACGTCTTGAGCTTCCTGCGCTACGGCAACGACGGCTCCGTGATGGCCTGCGTGTTCAACTTCGCGGGCACCGAGCACGGCGGCTACCGGCTCGGCCTCCCGGCGGCGGGCCGCTGGCGCGAGGTCCTCAACACAGACGCGACCGACTACAACGGGACCGGAGTGGGCAACCTCGGGGGCGTCGACGCCACCGACGACCCGTGGCATGGCCGCCCCGCATCGGCGGTGCTGGTGCTGCCGCCGACGTCGGCGTTATGGCTGGAGCCGGCCTAGCGCGAGCAGTCGCCAATCTGCTCGGCCCACCACTCAGTACCGCTCAGTACAGGGCGTTGGCAAGATTGCGCCGACCGGCGATGACTTCGGGGTCGGCAG
Proteins encoded in this window:
- a CDS encoding alpha-1,4-glucan--maltose-1-phosphate maltosyltransferase is translated as MPGRVEIDDVQPVVSCGAYPAKAVVGEVVPVSASVWREGHEAVAATLVVRYLGPRYPLVSDVRRVSAVRALESEATARPAEQQRVKPLLFPMTMGQEPYVFHGQFTPDSAGLWTFRVDGWGDPVHTWRHGLVAKLDAGQGEKELSNDLLIGAALLERAATGVPRAQRWPLMEAAAALRNPGDPVTRSALALSPEIEDLLKTYPLRDLVTRGEQFGIWVDRPVARFGAWYEMFPRSTGGWDDDGKPVHGTFATAAAELPRIARMGFDVVYLPPIHPIGKVHRKGRNNNPTAAPGDVGSPWAIGSDEGGHDAIHPGLGTIDDFDDFVAAARDLGMEVALDLALQCAPDHPWAREHRNWFTQLPDGTIAYAENPPKKYQDIYPLNFDNDPAGLYDEVLRVVRHWIDHGVKFFRVDNPHTKPPDFWSWLIGQVKTIHPDVLFLSEAFTPPARQYGLAKLGFTQSYSYFTWRTSKWELTEFGNEIAEFADFRRPNLFVNTPDILHAVLQHNGPGMFAIRAVLAATMGPAWGVYSGYELFEHRAVREGSEEYLDSEKYELRPRDFAGALAEGRSLEPFITQLNAIRRLHPALQQLRTIRFHHVDNEAMLAYSKFDPATGDCVLVVVTLNALGPEEATLWLDMAALGMEPYERFWVRDEITGQEFNWGQANYVRIDPAQAVAHVINMPLIPEESRVTLLRRR
- the glgB gene encoding 1,4-alpha-glucan branching protein GlgB gives rise to the protein MSRSNSRTDQLPGTHLAPDPAELARLVAGAHHNPHSILGAHEYGDHTVIRAFRPHAASVVALVGDDQLPMQHIDAGLFAVALPFVNLIDYRLQVSYEGADPYTVADAYRFLPTLGEVDLHLFAEGRHERLWEVLGAHPRSFTTADGDVEGVSFAVWAPNAKGVSLIGDFNGWTGNDAPMRVLGSSGVWELFWPGFPADGLYKFRVHGADGVVTDRADPFAFGAEVPPQTASRVTVSNYTWGDADWMTGRAQRNPVFEPMSTYEVHLGSWRPGLSYRQLARELTDYVVEHGFTHVELLPVAEHPFAGSWGYQVTSYYAPTSRFGTPDDFRALVDALHQAGIGVIVDWVPAHFPKDAWALGRFDGTALYEHSDPKRGEQLDWGTYVFDFGRPEVRNFLVANALYWLQEFHVDGLRVDAVASMLYLDYSRPEGGWTPNIYGGRENLEAVQFLQEMNATAHRVAPGIVTIAEESTSWPGVTRPTSLGGLGFSMKWNMGWMHDTLDYIRRDPVYRSFHHHEMTFSMLYAFSENYVLPLSHDEVVHGKGTLWGRMPGNNHMKAAGLRSLLAYQWAHPGKQLLFMGQEFGQRAEWSEQNGLDWFQLDEQGFSNGILRLVRDINDIYRNHPALWSQDTVPAGYSWIDANDSANNVLSFLRYGNDGSVMACVFNFAGTEHGGYRLGLPAAGRWREVLNTDATDYNGTGVGNLGGVDATDDPWHGRPASAVLVLPPTSALWLEPA